In Ornithinibacter aureus, the genomic stretch TGCCGAGCAGGACGCGGGCGTTCTTCTGCCGGGCCAGCACCTCACGGGTGCTGGGCGCGATCTCCCCCTCGGACAGGATGCCGGTCGCGACCTGGTAGAGCAGCGGCTGGAACAGGTGGTGGGTGGTCTGGGCGATCAGGGTGATCTCGACGTCGTCCCGGCGCTTGAGCGCCTGGGTACCGAAGAGACCTCCGAAGCCGGAACCGATGACGACGACGCGGTGGGGAGTACTCACGCGGGGGTCAACACGGCATCCGGCGTGGGTATGCCGTTATCAGGCAACGTGGCGCAGGTCACCGACGATGAGCGAGCAGCACGTGTCGCGGGGCTCAGCACTCGCATCCACCCTTGTGACCAGCGGCGCATCGAGGTCGCACGACTCGCCCCCCACCCCCGTACGCGCGTGCCGATTCTCCTCGCTCAACCCGAACTGCATCGCTCAACCCCATCTACGCAGACAGGCGCGGAACCGTGAGGTTCCGCGCCTGACATCTGGTAGCGGGGGCAGGATTTGAACCTGCGACCTCCGGGTTATGAGCCCGGCGAGCTACCGAGCTGCTCCACCCCGCGTCGGGTGCACACCTGCGAACAGGCGTGCTCGGTAGAAAGAACCGTACGTGACGCGCGGCGTCCCACCAAATCGGCGCCGCCCTGAGCAGTCTCAGGGCGGCGCCGATCAGGGTCGAGGCTGGGAATCAGCCGGTGGGCGACGGTGACGGGCTCGGGGTCGCTCCCGCTCCGTCGGGGTTGAGCTGCGGCGCCAGCGCGGCCGCCCTCTTCAGGGCTGCGTCGAGACGCTTCTGAGCCTGGTCGTAGGCCGTGAAGTCACCGGACTTCAGCGCCTCCTGCCCGGCCGTGTACGCCGCCTGCATCTCGGCCAGCGCCGCGGTGAGCTGCGCTGCGGCCGACCCGGTCGGCTGACCGGGATCCGGCGGGGTGGGTGTGTCCGTGCCGGGGTCGGTCGGCGTCGTCGGAGTCGTCGGCGTCTCGCTGCCGTCACCGGCACCGAACAACCCACTCACGGCCTGTTCGAGGGTGTCACCCCAGGCGACGGTGGTGCCGTAGACGGCGACGGTGATCTTGTTCTGGGGGAACGAGCCGGAACCCGCTGCCGCCTGCACGTAGATCGGCTGGACGTAGAACATCCGGCCCTCGAGCGGGAAGGTCAGCAGGTTGCCGAAGGTCAGCGTCTTGCCACCACCGGAATTGTTGGTGATGTACTGCGCCAGCGACAGCTGCTCGGCGGCGTTCTGCGAACGCACCGGCGAGTTCTGGATCTGGTTGAGCACCTGACCGGGGCCGGCCGGCGTCGCCGAGCCGTACTCGAGCAGGCGCAGCGACCCGTAGTCCTCCGCCGGCTTGCCGGCCTCGGACCCCGCGTCGGCATCGACGGCCAGCAGACCACGCAGGATCTCGCGGCCCGCCTCGTTGTTGCTCGCGGGCACGAACGGGGTCGTGATCGAGAAGGCCGCCTCGTCCTCCCCCGGCATCGCGATGGACTGGAAGACCACCGGCTGGTCCTGGGAGGTCTGCGACGGGTCACGCGGGACGCGCCACTTGTCGGAGTTGGAGTAGAAGTCACCCGGGTTGGTCACGTGGTACTCGTTGAGCAGCTCGCGCTGCACCTTGACGAGGTCCTGCGGGTAGCGGATGTGCGACATCAGGTCACCGGAGATCTCCGACAGCGGCCGCACCGACCCGGGGAACGCCTTGCTCCACGCCTTGAGCATCGGGTCCTTGGTGTCCCAGCCGTACAGCTTCACGCTGCCGTCGTGGGCGTCGACGGTCGCCTTGACCGCGTTGCGCACGTAGTTGACCTGCCCGGCACCCACGGTGACGACCGAGGACCGCTGCGTCACGGCATCCGACGTCGCGTCAGCGAGCTCGATGAGCCGTGAGTTGGGGTAGCTGGCGGAGGTGGTGAAGCCGTCGACGATCCACTGGATGCGACCCTCGACGACCGCCGGGTAGACGTTGCCGTCCAGACGCAGCCACGGGGCGACCCGCTCGACCCGCTCGGTGGGCGTGCGGTGGTCGAGGATGCGCGACTCGCTGTTGACCGCGTCGGAGAGCAGGAAGTTGGCCTCGCGGTACTTCACGGCGTACGCCAGGCGGCGCACGAGCGACCCGATCTCGACCCCCCCGGCACCCTCGTAGGTGTTGTTGACGGCGACGTCACCGTCACTGCCCGCGGGGTAGTCGAACTCGCGCGGCGAGTCACCCTCGGGGGCACCGACGACGGAGTACGTCGGCGAGAGCTCCCCGAAGTAGATGCGCGGCTCGTACTCACCGAGCGAGCTGCGCCCGCCGCCCTCGAAGAACACGGGGTCACCCTCGGCGGTGCGCTGGTTGCCGTAGGCGGCGTAGAAGCCGTAACCGTGGGTGTAGACGGTGTGGTCGTTGAGCCAGTTGCGCTGGTTGTCGGGCAGGCCGTTGAGGTTGATCTCGCGCACGGCGACGACGGCGTCGCGGGTCTGGTCGTTGATCGTGTACCGGTCGACGTCCAGGGTGTCGGGGAACGCGTAGTAGTCGCGCTGGCCCTCGAGCTGGCGGAAGGTGGGGGCGACGACGTTGGGGTCGATGATCCGGACGCCCGGGATGTCGTTTGCGGCGGTGCGCAGGACGTCCTTGTCCTCGGTCGCCTCCGGCGCCGGGTTCGGGATGCGCTTGACTCGGTCGAGGCCGAACGCCGTGCGCGTCGCCGTGATGTTGCGTTCGAGGTAGGGCGCCTCGAGGGACTTCTCCGAGGGCTTGACGCGCAGGCTCTGGATCAGCGCGGGGTAGACGCCACCCGCCACGACTGCCGTGACGACGAGCAGGGCGACACCCGTGAGCGGCAGCCGCCAGCTGCGGCTCCAGATCGCCGCAAGGAAGAAGACGGCGCACATGAGCGCGGCGACCGCGAGGATCGCCTTGGTCGGCAGCACCGCGTTGTCGTCGGTGTAGGTGATGCCGGTGAGCAGGCTGCCCTTCTGGGTCGCCAACGTGTAGCGATCGAGCCAGTACGAGGCGGCCCGGGTCAGGGCGATGAGGGCACCGAGGATGCCGAGGTGCACGTAGGCCGCGCGCGTGGTCGGCCCGCGCCCGGGCAGTTGCAGACCCCCGTAGACGTAGTGGGTGAACGCGCCCGCCACGAAGGCCAGGGCCAGCACCACCGTGATGAAGCTCACGACGAAGCGCAGCCACGGGAGGGTGAAGACGAAGAAGCCGACGTCCATGCCGAACTGGGGGTCCTCGATGCCGAACGGCTCGCGGTTCAGCCAGAGCAGCAGGGTGCGCCAGGAGCCCATGGCCCCCGACCCGGCGAGCACGCCGAGGATGATGGGGATGGTCCACACGGCGAGGCGGCGCAGCGGCTCGATGGCCTGTCGGTACTGCTCGAGCACCTGCTGCGCCTGGGTCATGGGGATGTACAGCGGACGGGTGCGGTAGGCGGCGACGAGACTGAGCGCGACAGCGGCACCGGTCAGCAGCCCGGCCCCGATGAACAGGCCCGCCTTGACCGCGATCTCCTTGACGAAGACGCCGCGGAACCCGACGGAGTCGTACCACCAGACGTCGGTGAGGACGTCAGCGGCGATCCCTCCGAGGAGCGCGAGCACTGCCAGCACTGCAAGGGTCGGGCCGAGGGGACCACGCCGCTTGCGCGTCGCGGTGGCCGCAGGGCGACCGGCCCCCCCTTCGTCACCGGGGACACCCCGCGGGGGCGGCGAACCATCACCAGGGCCCGAAGGCCCGTCGAACCACTCCGAGCGACTCACTGCTCTCCCTTGTCCTCATCGCGCAGGGTTGTCCCGCGCCGACGCTGGACCGACAACGTACCCCGGCCTGCTGGAGGTTCCATCAGGCACCATGGTGCGGTGACCTCCCCCACCGAGCCCGCACCCGCCGAGCCCACCCCCGCTGTGTCCCAGCCCGTGACCGACCCGCTCACCCTGGCCGCACTGGACACCGAGCGACACGTGGCCAAGGGCGGCTGGGACCAGCCCGTGCGGCTGTTCGCGCTCGTCCCGACCGCCGACCTGCTCGCCCACGAGCCCCAGCTGGCCCAGGGGCTGGCCTCCCACGACGCCGTGGCCGGCGCCCTCAGCGCGGTCGAGCAGGAGGACCTGCCGAGCGGAGACGGTCTCGAGGACCTCCTCGCCCAGATCGCCTGGCCCGATCAGGTGCTGGGCTGCGCCCTGGCCGTCGAGCGCATCGTCGTGCCGCCCGAGGCCGAGCGCGACCTGCCGAGCGCCGACGCCGCAGCCCTGCAGGCCATCGCCGATCACCCCGACCGGGCCGACGTCCGCCTGCTCGTCGCCGTGACCCGTGACGGAGCTGCCCGGTGCCTGCTGCGTCAGCGGGCCCACGACACCGACGACCGCGTCGCCCTCGGTGAGAACATCGCCCCGGGTCTGGTCCACGCGCTGCGGGCCACCCTCACGCCGTAGTCGAGGGGTCGCGGCGCATCGGCGCGGTCAGCCGCAGGTGGGCAAACCTTCGACAGAACCCTTGGCGATGCCGTTCGCCGCGGCCAGCCCGTCGTCGAAGGTGGCGACCTTGAGCACCTCGAGCCCGTCGGGTACGTGACCGACCACCTCGTCGCAGTTGTCGGCGGGCGCGAGGAAGTAGCTGGCCCCGGCCCGCTGGGCGCCGACGAGCTTCTGGCGGATGCCGCCGATGGGGCCGACGCTCCCGTCGTCCTGCATCGTGCCGGTTCCGGCGATGTTCTTGCCGCCGGTGAGCTCGCCGGGGGTGAGCACGTCGTAGATCGCCAGGCTGAACATCAGCCCGGCCGACGGCCCGCCGACCCGCCCGGTGTTCAGCGTGACGTCGACCGGCAGGTCGTAGTCCATCTGCAACCCGACCCCGATGACGGTACGGCCGCCGGCCTCGGCGGTGCGCGCCGTGACCGTGCGCTCGCTGCCACCACGCTCGATGACGACGGGCAAGGTCTCACCGGGCTGGTGCCGCTGAACGGCGGCGCGCACGGCATCCGACGACGTCGCGGGGTCGCCGTCGACGCTCACCAGGACGTCACCAACCTCGAACACCCCCGTGGACGGGCCGTCCTCGAGCACCTCACCGATGGTGACGGTCTGTTTGACGTCACGCCCGAGGGCCCGCAGGGCCGTCGCGGTCGCCACGCTCTGCGAGTTCGCCATCTCGGCAGCGCCCTCCTGCTCGACCTGCTCCTGGCTGGCCTCGGGCGGGAACACCTGCTCGACGGGCCGCACCTCGTCCGACCCCGAGAGGCGGGCGCCGAGGACGTCGTACACGGTGACCTTGGCCCCAGGCCCACCGGTCACGCTCACGGTGGTGAAGTCCAGCGAGCCGCTCGTCGGGTAGGTCTGCGCGCCGTCGACCGTGAGCAGGGGCTTGCCGTCGTTCTCGCCGAGGATGTTGGTCGCCGGACCGGGTGACATGACGACGTAGGGCAGCCCGACGAAGGTGAGGGCGGCGGCCACGGCGATGACGAGGAACGAGCCGAACAGCAGGGCGGCCGACACCCTCCCGGGCCGCATCCCCGGGCGCTCCGGTTGGATCACGGAAGGCCCACCCACTCGGTCGAGCCGTCCTGAAGGCTCTGGTGCTTCCAGATCGGGGTCTGCGCCTTGAGCGTGTCGATCAGGTCTCGGCAGGCATCGAAGGCCTGTCCGCGGTGCGGGGCTGACGCCGCGACGACGACCGCCAGGTCACCGATGGCCAGCGACCCCGTGCGGTGCACCGCCGCGACCCGCCGAGCCTGCGACCGGGCGAGCACGTCGGCGCAGACGCGGTTCAGCGTGTCGAGGGCGCTCGGGTGGGCTTCGTAGTCCAGCGACGTCACGGCCGCACCGTGGTCGTGGTCGCGCACGACGCCGACGAAGAGGGCGATGCCGCCGCAGCTCGGATGCCGGACGGCATCGAGCACCTCGTCGACGGACAACGGCTGGTCGCGCAGGGCGACGAGGGCGACCGGGTCAGGGTCGATCGTCAATGGTGCTCCTCGGCAGCGGTGACCGGCGGGAACCATCTGGGCCGGATCGTGGTTGGCTTGTCTCGAGACGACATCCTCTCACCCGAATGCCAGGAGCCCCGCGTGAACGACCCCGCCGACGACGCCTCCGCACTGCCCCCCGAGATCGAGAAGCTGCTGCGGGACCTCACCGGTGGTGCGCCCCTGGACCCGCAGCTCACCTCGATGATGCAGGGCATGGGCCTGGACAAGGTCGACCCACAGATGCTCGCGATGGTCATGGGCCAGGTCCAGGCGATGTTCTCCGCCCCCGAGAGCGAGCACGCCGTCAATGCGACGCTCGCCACCGACATCGCCCGCAAGACGGTCTCGGCCCAGGGCGACACGATCGCGACGAGCACCGACCAGCGCGAGGCCGCCGACGCCGTCCAGGTCGCCGGGCTCTGGCTCGACGCGGTCACCGACCTCACGACGCCCGGCCTGCACGGCGTCGCCTGGAGCGCGGCGGAGTGGGTCGAGTCGACGATGCCGGTCTGGACCGACCTCGTCGAGCCCATCGCCGCCGGAGTCACCGAGGCCGTGACGACCGCCCTCGGGTCGCAGCTCGAGCAGCTGGGCACCCTCGAGAACCTCGGCGACGCCAGCATCCCGGGGCTGCCGGGCGGCATCCCCGCAGGCATGCTCGACCAGGCCGGGCCGATGCTGCGTCGCATGCACGGCTCGATGTTCTCCATGCAGCTCGGGCAGGGCACGGGCACCCTCGCGGGTGAGGTGCTGACCGGCTGCGAGGTGTCACTCCCCCTCGTTCCCGCCCCCACCGTCGCCCTCATGCCGAGCGCGCTGCGCACGTTCGCCCAGGGCCTCGAGGTCGACGAGCCGCAGGCACGGCTCTACCTCGCGGTGCGCGAGGTGGCCCGGGTGCGGCTCTTCGGTGCCGTGCCGTGGCTGGGCCCTGCGCTGCTGGCCGCGGTGCGCGACTACGCGGCGGACATCTCCATCGACACCAACGCCATCGAGGAGGCCGTGCGCTCCATCGACCCCTCCAACCCCGAGGCCGTGCAACAGGCCCTCCAGGGGCGGATGTTCGCCCCGCAGCCCTCCCCCGCGCAACAGGCCGCCCTGACCCGCCTCGAGACCTGGCTGGCCCTGGTCGAGGGCTGGGTCGACGTCGTCACCGATCGCGCCACCCGCGAGCACCTGCCCCAGGCCGACGCGCTCGGGGAGGCCGTGCGCCGGCGCCGGGCGACGAGCGGCCCGGCCGAGAAGGCCTTCGAGGCGCTCGTCGGGCTCGAGCTGCGCCCCCGGCGGCTGCGCGACGCCGCGAACCTGTTCTCCGCCCTCGAGGACTCCGGCGACGCCACGACGCGCGATGCCGCGTGGCGCCACCCCGACCTCGCCCCCTCTGCCGCCGACCTCGACGACCCGCTCGGGTACGTCGAACGCACGTCCACGCCGACGACCGACGACATGGACGCAGCGCTGGACGCCCTGCTGCGCGGCGAGGACCCCGCGTGAGCGATGCCGGCTTCGCTCACCTGCGTGAGGATGCCGTCGCCCTCCTCACGCGGTGGACGGCACCGGATGCCGGGCAGGCTCGGCTGCGCGAGGAGTACCTCGCCCACCTGGCCGCCCACCCCGACGGCGTCGCCAAGGCGGGCCCACCCGCGCACCTCACGGCCTCGTGCCTGGTCGTCGATGCAGCCCACGAGCGGGTTCTGCTGACGCACCACCGCAAGGCCAGGGCCTGGTTCCAGTTCGGTGGGCACCTCGAGGCCGGTGACGCATCGGTGTGGCAGGCGGCACGGCGCGAGGCGCGCGAGGAGTCCGGCATCGGTGCGCTCGAGCCCTTGCCCGACCCCGTCCAGCTCGACCGGCACGAACTCGTCGGCGCCTTCGGCCACTGCCGCGAGCACCTCGACGTGCGCTACGTCGCGCTCGCGCCTGACGGGGCGGCGGGGGTGGTCAGCGAGGAGTCACTCGACGTGCGCTGGTGGCCGATCGCCGCCCTGCCCGCCGACACCCGCGCCGAGCTCTCGCCCCTGGTCTCACTCGGGTTGCGTGCCCTCGACGCCGGCTGACCCCTCGACCGGGTTCTCGTCGGGACCGGGGGCCAACCCTTCGGCGTGCGCGAAGCCGTCGAGGAACCCCCGGGCCCGGTCGAGCTTGGGGTAGGACGCGAGCAGGCGCCAGAAGGCCGGTCCGTGACCCGGCACGAGCAGGTGCGCCAACTCGTGGAGCAGCACGTAGTCCAGCACGTGGTTCGGCACGTCGCGCAGGCGGTCGGAGACCCGGATGGTGCCCTCGCCCGGCGTGCACGAGGCCCACCGGCGGCCCATGGTCGAGACCCAGCGCACGCTCGTGGGCCGCGCGTGCCCGCCGAGGTACTTCTGCGACAGGTGCGCCGCCCGGGCCTGGAGCTCGTCGTCACCGCGCGCCCGGCGGCGGTCGCCGGCGGTGAGCCGGGTCAGCATCCGGGTCACCCACCGCTCCTCCTCGGCGGCGCTGAAGGATGCCGGGATGAGCACGACAGTGCGCTCGCCCTCGCGATACGCACTGACCGTGCGGCGCCGGCGGCGACTGCGGCGGACCTCGACGTCCTCCCTGCTCACCCCAGCAGACTAGGCCCGGTGTGCCCTCGGTGGGGCGGGTGGTGCCGAAGTGGTGTGCGGTGCGGGAGTGGCGGCCCACCCATGGCGGGTCCCGCGCGTCCGCCTGATCCGCGGCGGCCTCGTGGCTAGGGTTTGAGCCACCCTGCCGCCTGCGCGGCACCCACACCTGATCGACGCGGCTGCCCCAGCCGGGTGTCGACGACAAGGAGAGACTCATGGCTGACGAGACCTACAAGGGCGAGTTCTACTGCGTGAAGTGCAAGGAGAAGCGCGAGGCCGAGGGCAAGGTCGTCGTCTCCGAGAACGGCCGCCGGATGGCAAAGGGTGTGTGCCCGGTCTGTGGCACCAACCTCAACCGCATCCTCGGCAAGGCCTGAGCGAACCTCCGCACGCGGCCCCGGTCCCCGGTGGGACCGGGGCCGCGTGCTGTCGCTGGGTCGCGCTCGGGCAGGGCTACGGGACGAACAGCCTGTGGACGACGGTTTTCGGCCGCCGGGGCAGGGCAGGATGGCACCGGCGATCGGGATGAAACCGGTCGGGGTGGCACCGATCGGGGTGACACCGGTCGGGGTCACTGGGGTCAGGTCGGGGGTGGAGATGCAGGGACGGTCGCGGGCCGGGCACGTCGTCGTCGACGGAACCGGCCTCTTCGCGGACGAGCTCGTGGCGCAGTTGCGCCGCTGCGAGGTGCCGGTCGTCGGGGGCGCACACGCCGCGGACGGGGCCGAGCTCGCGCTGGCCCAGGGCGAGCCGGCACCGGCGGCGGTCGTGATCGTCGCCCGTGATCGCCCCCCTCGCTGGGCGGGCACCCCGTGGCAGGCCCGCGGTACCCCGCACCTGCCGCTGGTGGTCGGTGCCGGCCGGGTCGTCGTGGGCCCGCTCGTCCTCCCGGGCAGCACGGCGTGCCTGCGCTGCTGCGCCGACGCCTGGGGCGACGCCTCGGGCGGCTCGTCAGCACGCACTCAGGGGGCCGCTCGACGACCCGGTGCCGACGGCATCCGGCCCGGCCACCCGGCATCCGACACGCCGTCGGGCACGGTGGTCCTGGCCTGCGCGGTGGCCACCGTCATCGTCCTCACGACCCTGCGAGGAGACGTGTCACTGGGCGGGATCTCGACCGAGATCGGCCTCGCCGATGTGAGCCTGACCCATCGTCTGTGGAACGTGCGTGCCGACTGTGGGTGTGCGCGGGTGAGAATGGCGGGGTGACCGACATCCCGCGGAGCTCCATCGCCCGCACCGCCAAGCTCGTCGGGCTGCCCCTGGGGCACGCCGGCCGGGTAGCCATGGGCGTGGGCAAGCGGGTCGGTGGGCGACCGGCGGAGGCCGTCGCCGCCGAGCTGCAGGCCCGAACGGCCGAGCAGCTGTTCTCCGTGCTCGGGCAGCTCAAGGGCGGTGCGATGAAGTTCGGCCAGGCCCTGTCGGTCATGGAGGCCGCGATGCCCGAGGAGCTGGCCGGCCCGTACCGGGCCACGCTGACCAAGCTCCAGGAGTCCGGCCCGCCGATGGGTGCCGACCGGGTGCACGAGATCCTCGCCCGCGAGCTCGGCCCCCGCTGGGCCAGCACCAAGCTCGTCGAGTTCGACGACGTCCCCGCCGCGGCTGCCTCCATCGGCCAGGTGCACAAGGGGGTCTGGCGCGACGGCCGCGAGGTCGCCGTCAAGATCCAGTACCCGGGGGCAGCCGAGGCCCTGCTCTCCGACCTCAACCAGATCTCGCGGGTGGCCCGGATGGCCGGGTCGTGGGTGCCCGGCATCGACATCAAGCCGATCATGGCCGAGCTCAAGGCCCGCATGAGCGAAGAGCTCGACTACCACCTCGAGGCGCGCAACCAGCGGCACTTCGCCAACGCCTTCCGCGGCGACGAGGACGTCCTGATCCCCGAGGTGCTGGTCGACTCCACCCACGTCATCGTCACCGAGTGGATCGACGGCACCCCCCTCGCCAGCGTCATCGCGAACGGCACCCCGCAGGAGCGCGACGAGGCCGCGACCCTCTACCTCGAGTTCCTCCTGCGCGCCCCGAACCGGGCTCGCATGCTGCACGCCGACCCCCACCCCGGCAACTTCCGGATCACCGACGACGGCCGGCTCGCGGTGTTCGACTTCGGTGCCGTCAACCGGTTGCCGCACGGCCTGCCGTCGTCGCTGGGCCGGGTGCTCACCGAGGCCCTGGCTGGTGACGCCGTGGCCTTGGAGGCCGTGCTGCGCCGGGAGGGTTTCATCCGCAAGGGCATCGACATCGACCCCGACGCGTTGCTCGAGTACCTCACACCCCTGGTGGAACCCCTCCTGCACGACCAGTTCACGCCGACCCGCGAGTGGCTGCGCGGTGCCGCGGCCACCTTGCAGGACCCCCGCCGCCCTCAGTTCCTCATCGGCCTCAAGCTCAACCTGCCGCCGGAGTACCTGCTCATCCACCGGGTGTGGCTCGGCGGCATCGGTGTGCTCAGCCAGATCGGCGGCACCGTGCCGCTGCGCGAACTCGTCTGCGCGCACCTGTCCGGCATCGACGAGTCACGGCTGCCCCCCTCGCCCAGCTGAGCAGACCCGCCTCACCACCAGGACGAGTCGAGCTTGCCCTCGATGCTGCGCAGGAACCGGCGACTGCACTGCTCGCAGGTCCAGGTGTCTCGCCCGTTCTCGACTCCCCGGGCCCAGGTGATCCGGGCCAGGGAGAGCGCCTCGGCGCCGTCGGGGGTGGCGCCGCACGACGTACAGACGATGTCGGATGCCGGCCGGCCGGCATCCGCCGTCGGTGCGGTGTCGTCGTGCCCAGCCATCGGGCTCAGGCCCCGGCCCTGGCGGCCGCCTTGGCGGCCTTCTTGAAGTCGCGCACCTTCTGCAGCGACTCGGCATCGACGACGTCGGCCACCGAGCGGAAGGAGCCCGGCTCGGCGTAGGCGCCGCACACCTCCTGCCAGCCGTCAGGGCGCACGGCGAGCTGCTTGCCGAGCAGCGCGGTGAAGATCTTGGCCTTCTGCTCGCCGAATCCGGGCAGCGCCTTGAGCCGCGCGAACAGGTCCGTGCCGGTCGTCGCGGTGCTCCAGATGGTCGAGGCGTCGCCGGCGTACTCGTCGCGCACGACGACGGCGAGGGCCTGGATGCGCCCGGCCATCGAGCGGCCGTAGCGGTGCACGGCCGGCGGGGTCGCGCACAGGTCGGCGAAGGGTTCGGGGTCCGCGGCGGCGATCGCGGCCGGCTCGAGGGTGCCGAACCGCTCGAGCACCTTGGCGGGGCCGGCGAAGGCGCGTTCCATGGGGAACTGCTGGTCGAGCAGCATGCCGGTGAGCAGGGCGAACGGGTCCTGCGAGAGGACGCGGTCGGCGCTCGGGTCCTGGGCGATCGTCAGCGAAGCCATGACGACAGCCTAGCCAGCACCTCGACGCCGACCGCGCGCCAGAAGTCGGGCCCGGCCAGTGGCGGGACCGACGCGGCCGCCGGGGCCGCCGAGGTCGAGGTGACACCGCCCGCGAATCCGCGCGGTATCACCTCGACCTGGTGTCGGGATGGGTGGGTGGACTGGGAGGTCATCGCACGTGGCTGTGGATGACCGCCCGCAGCTGCTCGCGCTCGGCCGCGGCCTGCACCTGACGCTGCGCCTCGTGGACGCGGCGCTGGTGCGCGGTGCGACGGATGCGCTGCATGCGTCGGAAGTACATCGAAATCTCCTGGTGGTCGAGGGTGACTGGTCGCCTCAGGCGGCGACGTCGGTCTTGCGGGGGCGTCCGCGAGGACGCTTGCGGGCGACGATGGCGCCCTGGACGAAGAGCTCTCCGCCCCAGACACCCCACGGCTCACGCCGGTCGAGCGCCCCGGAGAGGCACACGTCCCGAGCCGGGCAGGTGCCGCAGAGGGCCTTGGCGAACTCGACGCCGTCGGGGGTGTCGGCGAACCACAGCTCGGCGTCGTTCTCCCGGCAGGGGATGGCTTCGCCGAGGGCGTCGGACGCCTCGTGCAGGTCGAGCAACTGGGTCAGCATCTTCGGGGTGTCACCTCCTTGGTCGACGGGCCGGGTGCGGCTCGTCGTCGTCTCGGTGCGCCGGGTGTGGCGCGGGGTCGTGGGGCGATCGGTGTCGATCCGATCTGCGGTGGTGGTCATGGCGGTGGCCTCGGGTGTGGTCTGGGTGTGGGTGGTTGCGAGTGGTGCCAGCGGGCGTGAGTGGTGTCAGCGGGAATGACGAA encodes the following:
- a CDS encoding UPF0182 family protein — translated: MSRSEWFDGPSGPGDGSPPPRGVPGDEGGAGRPAATATRKRRGPLGPTLAVLAVLALLGGIAADVLTDVWWYDSVGFRGVFVKEIAVKAGLFIGAGLLTGAAVALSLVAAYRTRPLYIPMTQAQQVLEQYRQAIEPLRRLAVWTIPIILGVLAGSGAMGSWRTLLLWLNREPFGIEDPQFGMDVGFFVFTLPWLRFVVSFITVVLALAFVAGAFTHYVYGGLQLPGRGPTTRAAYVHLGILGALIALTRAASYWLDRYTLATQKGSLLTGITYTDDNAVLPTKAILAVAALMCAVFFLAAIWSRSWRLPLTGVALLVVTAVVAGGVYPALIQSLRVKPSEKSLEAPYLERNITATRTAFGLDRVKRIPNPAPEATEDKDVLRTAANDIPGVRIIDPNVVAPTFRQLEGQRDYYAFPDTLDVDRYTINDQTRDAVVAVREINLNGLPDNQRNWLNDHTVYTHGYGFYAAYGNQRTAEGDPVFFEGGGRSSLGEYEPRIYFGELSPTYSVVGAPEGDSPREFDYPAGSDGDVAVNNTYEGAGGVEIGSLVRRLAYAVKYREANFLLSDAVNSESRILDHRTPTERVERVAPWLRLDGNVYPAVVEGRIQWIVDGFTTSASYPNSRLIELADATSDAVTQRSSVVTVGAGQVNYVRNAVKATVDAHDGSVKLYGWDTKDPMLKAWSKAFPGSVRPLSEISGDLMSHIRYPQDLVKVQRELLNEYHVTNPGDFYSNSDKWRVPRDPSQTSQDQPVVFQSIAMPGEDEAAFSITTPFVPASNNEAGREILRGLLAVDADAGSEAGKPAEDYGSLRLLEYGSATPAGPGQVLNQIQNSPVRSQNAAEQLSLAQYITNNSGGGKTLTFGNLLTFPLEGRMFYVQPIYVQAAAGSGSFPQNKITVAVYGTTVAWGDTLEQAVSGLFGAGDGSETPTTPTTPTDPGTDTPTPPDPGQPTGSAAAQLTAALAEMQAAYTAGQEALKSGDFTAYDQAQKRLDAALKRAAALAPQLNPDGAGATPSPSPSPTG
- a CDS encoding PPA1309 family protein, whose product is MTSPTEPAPAEPTPAVSQPVTDPLTLAALDTERHVAKGGWDQPVRLFALVPTADLLAHEPQLAQGLASHDAVAGALSAVEQEDLPSGDGLEDLLAQIAWPDQVLGCALAVERIVVPPEAERDLPSADAAALQAIADHPDRADVRLLVAVTRDGAARCLLRQRAHDTDDRVALGENIAPGLVHALRATLTP
- a CDS encoding YlbL family protein, coding for MIQPERPGMRPGRVSAALLFGSFLVIAVAAALTFVGLPYVVMSPGPATNILGENDGKPLLTVDGAQTYPTSGSLDFTTVSVTGGPGAKVTVYDVLGARLSGSDEVRPVEQVFPPEASQEQVEQEGAAEMANSQSVATATALRALGRDVKQTVTIGEVLEDGPSTGVFEVGDVLVSVDGDPATSSDAVRAAVQRHQPGETLPVVIERGGSERTVTARTAEAGGRTVIGVGLQMDYDLPVDVTLNTGRVGGPSAGLMFSLAIYDVLTPGELTGGKNIAGTGTMQDDGSVGPIGGIRQKLVGAQRAGASYFLAPADNCDEVVGHVPDGLEVLKVATFDDGLAAANGIAKGSVEGLPTCG
- a CDS encoding molybdenum cofactor biosynthesis protein MoaE, with translation MTIDPDPVALVALRDQPLSVDEVLDAVRHPSCGGIALFVGVVRDHDHGAAVTSLDYEAHPSALDTLNRVCADVLARSQARRVAAVHRTGSLAIGDLAVVVAASAPHRGQAFDACRDLIDTLKAQTPIWKHQSLQDGSTEWVGLP
- a CDS encoding zinc-dependent metalloprotease, producing MNDPADDASALPPEIEKLLRDLTGGAPLDPQLTSMMQGMGLDKVDPQMLAMVMGQVQAMFSAPESEHAVNATLATDIARKTVSAQGDTIATSTDQREAADAVQVAGLWLDAVTDLTTPGLHGVAWSAAEWVESTMPVWTDLVEPIAAGVTEAVTTALGSQLEQLGTLENLGDASIPGLPGGIPAGMLDQAGPMLRRMHGSMFSMQLGQGTGTLAGEVLTGCEVSLPLVPAPTVALMPSALRTFAQGLEVDEPQARLYLAVREVARVRLFGAVPWLGPALLAAVRDYAADISIDTNAIEEAVRSIDPSNPEAVQQALQGRMFAPQPSPAQQAALTRLETWLALVEGWVDVVTDRATREHLPQADALGEAVRRRRATSGPAEKAFEALVGLELRPRRLRDAANLFSALEDSGDATTRDAAWRHPDLAPSAADLDDPLGYVERTSTPTTDDMDAALDALLRGEDPA
- a CDS encoding NUDIX hydrolase, which translates into the protein MSDAGFAHLREDAVALLTRWTAPDAGQARLREEYLAHLAAHPDGVAKAGPPAHLTASCLVVDAAHERVLLTHHRKARAWFQFGGHLEAGDASVWQAARREAREESGIGALEPLPDPVQLDRHELVGAFGHCREHLDVRYVALAPDGAAGVVSEESLDVRWWPIAALPADTRAELSPLVSLGLRALDAG
- a CDS encoding M48 family metallopeptidase, with the translated sequence MSREDVEVRRSRRRRRTVSAYREGERTVVLIPASFSAAEEERWVTRMLTRLTAGDRRRARGDDELQARAAHLSQKYLGGHARPTSVRWVSTMGRRWASCTPGEGTIRVSDRLRDVPNHVLDYVLLHELAHLLVPGHGPAFWRLLASYPKLDRARGFLDGFAHAEGLAPGPDENPVEGSAGVEGTQPE
- a CDS encoding DUF5679 domain-containing protein, whose amino-acid sequence is MADETYKGEFYCVKCKEKREAEGKVVVSENGRRMAKGVCPVCGTNLNRILGKA